The following proteins come from a genomic window of Pelagicoccus albus:
- a CDS encoding helix-turn-helix domain-containing protein gives MDSFDPDRPDFKPYGLTCVDWRPTPMKRPDHHNEVELNLLIHGSVTYLLGGSKVRIRSGQLAAFWASIPHQVIETEEDTRYLVVTIPFAWFLQFKLPDSFVQPLLQGLMIKETLEADALQEKALFEQWTTDLSERNEDNQDIVLLELQARLRRMAKRTAAENAEHMSSRNRSGHLHDGSLNKVEQMACLVAQRYLEPLTAESIGESVDLHPNYAMNLFKKTFGTTLIDYITHHRVSHAQRLLVTTNDKILDIAMASGFNSLSRFNEAFRRSCGCSPREYRTRQR, from the coding sequence TTGGACTCCTTCGACCCTGACAGACCCGACTTCAAACCGTACGGCTTGACCTGCGTAGATTGGCGACCTACGCCCATGAAGCGGCCCGACCACCACAATGAGGTCGAACTCAACCTTCTTATTCATGGATCGGTCACTTACTTACTTGGCGGGTCTAAAGTTCGCATCCGTTCCGGCCAGTTAGCCGCCTTTTGGGCTTCCATCCCCCATCAAGTCATAGAGACCGAGGAAGACACCCGCTACCTCGTGGTCACAATCCCCTTTGCCTGGTTTTTGCAGTTTAAGCTGCCCGACTCTTTCGTACAACCGCTCCTGCAAGGACTCATGATCAAGGAAACCCTCGAGGCTGACGCCTTGCAGGAAAAAGCCTTGTTCGAACAATGGACCACCGACCTTTCCGAGAGGAATGAGGACAATCAAGATATCGTTCTCCTGGAGCTACAGGCTCGTCTGCGTCGCATGGCCAAAAGAACTGCCGCCGAAAACGCGGAGCACATGTCTTCACGCAATCGAAGCGGACACCTGCACGACGGCAGCCTAAACAAGGTGGAACAAATGGCCTGCCTCGTAGCCCAGCGCTATCTGGAGCCACTGACCGCGGAATCCATCGGCGAATCCGTCGATTTACATCCGAACTACGCCATGAATCTCTTTAAAAAGACTTTTGGCACAACGCTCATAGATTACATCACCCACCACCGCGTTTCCCACGCCCAACGCTTGCTGGTCACGACCAACGATAAGATCTTAGATATCGCAATGGCCTCCGGCTTTAACTCCCTCTCTCGCTTCAACGAGGCCTTCCGCCGATCGTGCGGCTGTTCACCGAGGGAATACCGCACCCGCCAACGATAG
- a CDS encoding alpha/beta hydrolase family protein, giving the protein MKILPLLLSLLFLPSVMAALASTEEAALRYGALPDVSLMTLSPSGDKIAFRKLSSELDLVMVVSTRDGKLLNTLELGDVKPWRLRFIGEDQLSLVASQYQKIFGSNLGYELSTAFVFDLSRNKLQQLLTPGDGIFANQSGLGEILGTSLDSKYVYMSAYLEEDEFSMGASYNSDLVDPDYALLKVDVENPVRPKPAFHGSSMTRKFLYYARTGAAVEETFDRKAEEHSFWLHEEGSRKRLVRFKVSSPSHQMLGFSPDEPALLLVSETIKGYRYQWLDLSDGSLRDASRFGSEKEFDEVIRGADNIVQGVVYRGFKPSYSFLDEEIDSRVARIVDSFPKQSVWLKGWSSDWESLLFFVEGNGMPGDYLLIRSGEAPRLIAGARSGIDSQDVNPVVEYVYEARDGVSIPTLLTFPRSKSGNPKNLPTVILPHGGPQAMDTLGFDWLAQAIASRGYLVVQPQFRGSIGFGSLHRLIGKGQWGRSMQDDLSDAVEVLTEKGLVDEGRVAIVGASYGGYAALAGAAFTPDLYRCAVSINGVSDLPRIIDDARFLSAGARDGWRIDNWQNSMIGDKGDKKDLERVSPVRFADKVEIPVLLIHGKDDTVVPFDQAKAMNKALKREGKTVELVKLSKEDHHLTRTETRVETLKAMIRFLDENMASGDS; this is encoded by the coding sequence ATGAAAATCTTACCCCTATTACTGAGTCTTCTTTTTCTTCCCTCGGTTATGGCTGCCTTGGCTTCGACTGAAGAAGCGGCCCTGAGATATGGCGCTCTGCCTGATGTCTCTTTGATGACTCTCTCGCCAAGTGGCGATAAAATCGCTTTTCGAAAACTTTCGAGTGAGCTCGACCTGGTCATGGTCGTTTCGACTCGTGACGGCAAGCTTCTCAACACCTTGGAATTGGGAGATGTGAAACCATGGCGTTTGCGCTTCATCGGAGAGGATCAACTTTCCCTGGTCGCCTCCCAGTATCAGAAGATATTTGGTTCGAACCTTGGCTACGAGTTGAGTACCGCGTTTGTTTTCGACCTGTCTCGCAATAAACTCCAGCAACTCCTCACTCCTGGAGACGGCATTTTTGCGAATCAGAGTGGGTTGGGCGAGATACTTGGAACGTCGTTGGATTCTAAATACGTCTATATGTCTGCATATTTAGAAGAGGATGAATTTTCTATGGGAGCCTCTTACAATTCAGACCTAGTCGATCCAGATTATGCCTTGCTCAAGGTCGATGTCGAAAATCCGGTTCGCCCAAAGCCTGCTTTTCACGGATCCAGTATGACGAGGAAGTTCCTTTATTACGCACGTACTGGCGCAGCGGTGGAGGAGACCTTTGACCGTAAAGCAGAGGAACATTCGTTTTGGTTGCACGAGGAGGGAAGCCGCAAACGACTTGTTCGATTTAAGGTATCGAGTCCCTCGCATCAAATGTTGGGATTTTCTCCAGATGAACCCGCTTTGCTACTGGTCTCGGAGACTATCAAGGGATATCGCTACCAATGGTTAGATTTGAGCGATGGAAGTTTACGGGACGCCTCGAGGTTTGGTTCTGAAAAAGAGTTCGATGAAGTTATTCGCGGGGCCGACAATATCGTACAAGGCGTAGTGTACAGAGGGTTTAAGCCGAGCTATTCATTTTTGGATGAAGAAATAGATAGCAGAGTTGCTCGTATTGTAGATTCCTTTCCGAAGCAGTCCGTCTGGCTCAAGGGATGGAGCAGCGATTGGGAGTCTCTTTTGTTTTTTGTGGAAGGTAATGGGATGCCGGGCGATTATTTGTTGATTCGATCCGGTGAAGCTCCTCGACTTATAGCGGGAGCTCGGAGTGGCATCGACTCCCAGGATGTGAATCCGGTAGTTGAATACGTCTACGAGGCGAGAGATGGGGTAAGCATTCCTACTTTGCTTACTTTTCCTCGGTCTAAATCCGGTAATCCCAAAAATCTTCCAACCGTCATTTTACCACATGGCGGTCCTCAGGCGATGGATACGCTTGGTTTTGATTGGCTTGCCCAAGCGATCGCGAGTCGCGGTTACCTCGTGGTGCAGCCTCAGTTTAGGGGCTCTATCGGTTTTGGTAGTTTGCATCGCCTGATTGGGAAAGGGCAATGGGGTAGAAGCATGCAGGACGATTTGAGCGATGCGGTTGAGGTGTTGACCGAGAAGGGACTCGTAGACGAGGGGCGGGTTGCGATCGTTGGGGCTAGCTACGGAGGTTACGCGGCTTTGGCGGGGGCCGCCTTTACGCCAGACCTTTACCGCTGTGCGGTTTCCATCAACGGAGTCTCTGACTTGCCTCGGATTATTGACGACGCCCGATTTTTGAGCGCTGGCGCTCGCGATGGTTGGCGGATCGACAATTGGCAAAACTCTATGATTGGCGACAAGGGGGACAAAAAGGATTTAGAACGAGTCTCTCCTGTTCGTTTTGCGGACAAGGTCGAAATACCGGTACTTTTGATTCATGGCAAAGATGACACTGTAGTTCCCTTCGACCAAGCTAAGGCCATGAACAAGGCTCTTAAGCGGGAGGGAAAGACGGTGGAACTCGTTAAGCTGAGCAAGGAAGACCATCATTTGACGCGAACTGAGACTCGGGTTGAAACCCTCAAGGCGATGATTCGTTTTTTGGACGAAAATATGGCCTCCGGTGATAGTTGA
- a CDS encoding CPXCG motif-containing cysteine-rich protein: MAQSFLLGIMNLELNENVPCPYCGETVGIVVDCTLGSQNFVEDCQVCCRPIEYTILIDEEGELIDLRASREDE; encoded by the coding sequence ATGGCGCAGAGTTTCCTATTGGGAATCATGAATTTAGAGCTGAACGAGAATGTGCCTTGCCCCTATTGCGGGGAGACCGTGGGAATCGTAGTCGATTGTACGCTCGGCTCTCAGAATTTCGTAGAAGACTGCCAGGTCTGTTGTCGTCCCATCGAGTACACCATTTTGATCGATGAGGAGGGTGAACTGATTGATTTAAGGGCAAGCCGGGAGGACGAATAG
- a CDS encoding TonB-dependent receptor, whose translation MLLASLSGQDEQFEDTEVFELEGVTVGITASMLKAQQIKKESGQVMDSIVADDINKLPDLSVTEALQRISGIQVSRDLGEGANVSLRGLTDVTSTVNGQEVFSPQIVTGESRVMNLQTIPSDMIREINVLKSPTADMIEGGIAGTIDIRLRRPLDFDGDTHGSFQLRNGYSELAGESKIQYSGMLTDTWDIGEEGRFGALFSYSLQDRISRQDMNQTSAPKGYNVGTADEVVASGGSYEPLFIIDRSREGILTNFEYAPNDRLSFFLEYNESSQTSKQETHGVQFETPAATATDIVTSGNMITYTRNGETVTVPHADALTVTDGDVISFAAYRYWLEDTSQLSAGGTWSGDNLTIEAEIAKTDTYSDFFYNGIHPKTDAAHEFRFDSRTKVPQTYPIESDLLSTRSNFTQYLYSWTAWREHHGDALTASLDFTQSLGHEFFDSLKYGARFNDRKSGQDEYGGLYNFGWPSADEIVPPGENPNMLVENDFSDFFDGAVGKTNNYLYPNLAILRAPDVDTSWYQLATELGSSSPDTTETPQDRVWEIEEESTAGYFMANFSGGDSGPFRFDGNAGVRIVETKVTSNGYKRSSGGDWQTFTETGSYTDVLPSLNGRFHLPGRDFYLRVSLSKQLSRHSLSSLNSRMTLTPVEGQDGYDWTGSAGNPNLEPLRTEAIDISLEKYFNESTNVYVSFYDKSIDGYKQNSSTIEVIDGENVLVTRPYNVDDAKVSGFEIGYQQFFTFLPEPFRGFGINANGTYVDATDPSGEPLQNLSETSYNVILMYEKNKFSTRIAYNWRDSFTRSTTNGGALGSSVPLVDDAFGWMDATVGYDLTDSVRVQLDVANVLQAHREDFYDGNPLFDHEDVLEDRMWYLSLNYKL comes from the coding sequence ATGCTCTTAGCCTCGCTTTCTGGGCAAGATGAGCAGTTCGAAGACACGGAGGTTTTCGAGCTGGAAGGAGTGACAGTCGGTATCACCGCATCCATGTTGAAGGCTCAGCAAATAAAGAAAGAGAGCGGACAAGTCATGGACTCCATCGTGGCCGATGACATCAATAAGCTTCCTGATCTCAGCGTTACGGAAGCCTTGCAACGTATCTCAGGGATCCAGGTATCCAGAGATTTGGGAGAAGGAGCGAACGTCTCGTTGAGAGGGTTGACCGATGTGACCTCGACTGTGAACGGTCAGGAGGTCTTCAGTCCGCAGATTGTTACCGGTGAAAGCCGAGTAATGAACCTGCAAACCATACCGTCAGACATGATCCGAGAAATCAACGTGCTGAAGAGCCCAACAGCTGATATGATCGAAGGAGGAATAGCGGGGACGATAGATATTAGGCTCCGTCGCCCGCTCGATTTTGATGGCGATACGCATGGCAGTTTCCAATTGAGAAATGGATACAGCGAATTGGCTGGAGAGTCCAAGATACAGTACTCAGGGATGTTGACAGATACTTGGGATATTGGAGAGGAGGGGCGCTTCGGGGCCTTGTTTAGCTACTCGCTACAGGATCGTATTTCTCGGCAGGATATGAACCAGACGAGTGCTCCTAAAGGCTATAATGTGGGGACTGCTGACGAGGTGGTCGCTTCAGGAGGATCCTATGAGCCCTTGTTTATCATCGATCGGTCTCGTGAAGGGATTTTGACTAATTTTGAATATGCCCCGAACGATCGTTTGTCGTTTTTCCTAGAATACAACGAATCGAGTCAGACTAGTAAGCAAGAGACGCATGGAGTGCAGTTCGAGACCCCTGCGGCTACCGCCACGGATATCGTGACTTCTGGCAATATGATCACCTACACACGGAATGGAGAAACGGTGACAGTGCCGCATGCAGACGCATTGACTGTGACGGACGGAGATGTGATCTCCTTTGCCGCCTACCGTTATTGGCTGGAGGACACCTCGCAACTGAGCGCGGGAGGTACTTGGTCTGGCGATAATCTTACCATTGAAGCGGAGATTGCCAAAACGGACACCTACAGTGATTTCTTCTATAATGGTATCCACCCCAAGACGGATGCGGCTCACGAGTTTCGTTTCGATTCGAGAACCAAGGTTCCGCAAACGTATCCGATCGAATCCGATTTACTGTCCACTCGTAGTAACTTCACTCAATACCTCTACTCTTGGACCGCTTGGCGCGAACATCATGGGGACGCTTTGACCGCATCGCTCGATTTTACGCAAAGCTTAGGGCATGAGTTCTTTGACAGCTTGAAGTACGGAGCTCGATTCAATGATCGGAAGTCAGGCCAGGATGAGTATGGAGGGTTATACAACTTCGGTTGGCCCTCTGCCGATGAGATCGTGCCTCCTGGTGAGAATCCAAACATGCTGGTCGAAAACGATTTTTCGGACTTTTTCGATGGAGCAGTTGGGAAAACTAATAATTACCTGTATCCGAATCTAGCTATCTTGAGAGCGCCTGATGTGGACACCTCTTGGTATCAGCTCGCAACTGAGCTTGGCTCATCAAGCCCGGATACTACCGAGACGCCGCAAGACCGAGTTTGGGAAATCGAAGAAGAGTCTACGGCTGGCTACTTCATGGCGAACTTCAGTGGAGGCGATTCCGGACCATTTCGTTTCGATGGGAATGCAGGGGTTAGAATCGTGGAGACGAAAGTAACGTCAAATGGATACAAACGTAGCAGTGGAGGGGATTGGCAGACTTTCACCGAAACGGGCAGCTACACGGACGTTTTGCCCAGCTTGAATGGCAGGTTTCATTTGCCGGGGCGGGATTTCTATCTGCGCGTTTCGCTCTCGAAGCAATTGTCTCGTCACAGCTTGAGTAGTCTGAACTCGCGCATGACATTGACCCCGGTCGAAGGACAAGATGGGTACGATTGGACCGGTTCAGCCGGTAATCCGAATCTGGAGCCACTTCGCACGGAGGCGATCGATATCTCGCTGGAGAAATACTTCAACGAAAGTACGAATGTGTATGTGTCATTCTATGACAAAAGTATCGATGGGTATAAGCAGAACAGCTCGACGATCGAAGTCATAGATGGAGAAAACGTGCTGGTTACACGCCCTTACAACGTGGATGACGCGAAGGTCAGCGGCTTTGAAATTGGCTATCAGCAGTTTTTCACTTTTTTGCCGGAGCCATTTAGAGGCTTTGGTATTAACGCCAACGGGACCTATGTGGACGCAACTGATCCGTCTGGAGAGCCCCTGCAAAATCTGTCGGAGACGAGCTACAATGTTATCCTAATGTATGAGAAGAATAAGTTCTCTACTCGTATTGCTTACAACTGGAGAGATTCTTTCACCCGTTCGACCACCAACGGCGGTGCTTTGGGCAGCAGTGTGCCGCTCGTGGACGACGCGTTTGGTTGGATGGATGCCACCGTTGGCTACGATCTTACCGATTCAGTACGAGTGCAATTGGATGTGGCGAACGTCTTGCAGGCGCATCGAGAGGATTTCTACGATGGGAACCCGCTTTTCGATCACGAGGATGTGCTCGAGGACCGTATGTGGTATTTGAGTCTTAACTACAAATTGTAG